In the genome of Burkholderia sp. PAMC 26561, the window CATTGCACGCTGCGCTCGACGTAGCTGCGGATTGCGTGCCGGAAATGCTTTTGCGCGACTTCTTCGCGGCGTTCGGGCGTCCACTCCGGAAAGCAGAGGCTCAGGTTGATGTGCACGATCCGTTTCCGGTGGCTCGGAATCTGATAAAGCAGCCAGCCGAGGGCATCGCCGAAACGAGCCGTGATGCCGTATGGAATCAGGGCCAGCAGTTTCAGCAAGCCGACTGCGAGCGCAACCCCGATGCGGCCTAACATGTGACGCTCCCGAGGATCGTTACGGCTGGACTGGTGCGATACCGGGAAGCGTCCCGGGCTTTGAAAAAGTGAGGGTTGGTGTTGGTTGGCGACAAACGGTCTGCTCTGTGACAAATTAGAGAAGTCGCTATAATAAAACCTTCGCCGAGTTAATGGACAACTTGCGGGGCGAAGCCGGAACGTGCTTAACGGTGCGTTTCGGACCATGTTTTCCGCTAAAGCGTCGCCGCTTCAGACTCCAAACGAAGTCGGCTACGTGAGTAACTTACCCGTATCTAAATTGGAGTCTGAAGCGTGTCAAACAACTACTTCTTTACCTCTGAATCCGTCTCTGAAGGCCACCCGGACAAGGTTGCCGACCAGATCTCCGACGCCATCCTCGACGCCATCCTGGCTCAGGACAAGTACTCCCGCGTCGCGGCCGAAACGCTTTGCAACACTGGCTTGGTCGTCCTGGCGGGCGAAATCACAACCCAGGCGAACGTCGACTACATCCAGGTCGCGCGCGACACCATCAAGCGCATCGGTTACGACAACACGGATTACGGCATCGACTATCGCGGCTGCGCCGTGCTCGTGGCGTATGACAAACAGTCGCGGGATATCGCGCAAGGTGTTGACGCCGCGCACGACGACAACCTCGACCAGGGCGCCGGCGACCAGGGCCTGATGTTCGGCTACGCCTGCGACGAAACGCCTGAGTTGATGCCGCTGCCCATTCACCTGTCGCACCGTCTGGTCGAGCGTCAGGCGAACATGCGCCGCGACGGCCGCCTGAACTGGCTGCGTCCGGACGCGAAGTCACAAGTCACCGTGCGTTATGTCGATGGCAAGGCGCACAGCATCGATACCGTCGTGCTGTCTACGCAGCACGCGCCGGACATCGAATTGAAGGCGCTGCGCGAAGCGGTGATCGAGGAGATCATCAAGCCGGTGCTCCCGCCAGAGCTGATCAAGGGCGACATCAAGTTTCTGGTGAACCCGACCGGGCGTTTCGTTATCGGCGGTCCGCAAGGCGATTGCGGCTTGACAGGCCGCAAGATCATTGTCGATACCTACGGCGGCGCGGCGCCTCACGGCGGCGGTGCGTTCTCGGGCAAGGATCCGTCGAAGGTCGACCGCTCGGCGGCTTATGCGGGACGTTATGTCGCGAAGAACATCGTGGCCGCGGGCCTGGCTTCACGTTGCCTGATCCAGGTGTCGTACGCCATTGGCGTGGCGCGCCCGACTTCGGTCATGGTGAACACGTTTGGTACGGGCCGCGTGTCGGATGCGAAGATCCAGGAGCTCGTGCTCGAGCATTTCGACCTGCGTCCGAAGGGCATCATCCAGATGCTCGACCTGCTGCGCCCGATCTACGAAAAGTCGGCTGCATATGGTCACTTTGGCCGTGAAGAGCCGGAATTTACGTGGGAAGCCACGGACAAGGCATTGCTGTTGGCTGAAGCCGCTGGTACGGAACCCGTGACCGAAACGGCTTGACGTCCACGTATGGAAAAGCCCGCCAAG includes:
- the metK gene encoding methionine adenosyltransferase, yielding MSNNYFFTSESVSEGHPDKVADQISDAILDAILAQDKYSRVAAETLCNTGLVVLAGEITTQANVDYIQVARDTIKRIGYDNTDYGIDYRGCAVLVAYDKQSRDIAQGVDAAHDDNLDQGAGDQGLMFGYACDETPELMPLPIHLSHRLVERQANMRRDGRLNWLRPDAKSQVTVRYVDGKAHSIDTVVLSTQHAPDIELKALREAVIEEIIKPVLPPELIKGDIKFLVNPTGRFVIGGPQGDCGLTGRKIIVDTYGGAAPHGGGAFSGKDPSKVDRSAAYAGRYVAKNIVAAGLASRCLIQVSYAIGVARPTSVMVNTFGTGRVSDAKIQELVLEHFDLRPKGIIQMLDLLRPIYEKSAAYGHFGREEPEFTWEATDKALLLAEAAGTEPVTETA